TTATATTTTTTTGTCCTGAATAAACATTTCTCAACAAACAAATTTTTATAAATCATATAATTTGCTTTGGAAGAAATGCATCAGAAAAAATGCTGAAAATAATTTTGCCTTTTTTATTTTCTGTAGTAAAATTACATCATGAAAAAAGCAGGAAATAAAAAAATGGTATGAGAAGGAGATTTTTGCGTATGAGTGCTGTAAAAATTACAACGAGACCGTTTTTAACCCATAAATAACTTATTATCAGAACTTAAAATACTTAAACCGAATCTAAAAAGTCATTCATAAGAGAAAAAAATCAGCAAAATTTATTGTTTTAAAGAATCCTTTTTTACTGTCCCATTATTTTCTAATTTATTTGAGACGATCCCTTTTTTTATTGTATCAGATCACAAATTCATTGTGCAATGTTTTATTGATTAACTCATAATTTTTTATACTTAGCTGATACATCTTGATTATTAAAATAAGAACCAACGGACTATTTTTGAAGGAGAAAAACGAACTGCTGTGAATACCAATAAAGAAAATCCTCACTGAACTAATATTACTCTATTTTAATACAAATAAAGAACTATTAGTTCCTGAAGGATTTCTTAATTTATAATGCCGATTATAGGTTTAAAAAACCATACGATCAAAAGTTCATCAGTCTGATTTTTGTTTGCACTATAATAATTTTTAATAATTTCATTCTGGGGACAAAAAGCCATTGAGGGAATCTTGGGTATTCCAGGTGCTCACTAATCATAACAAAAGTTACAATTAGCATCGCTAAATTGTGTCCTTTTGGTAAAAGCATAGGAAATAACATCAATGCCCATCCAGAACCAATGCACCAAACACCATGGGTAAGCCCAAAAAAGAAAGAATCGCGAAAAGCTTTCCATCCAAATGCTGACAAAATTCGATGATTATGACCTAGGTTCAAAAACCGCTGTTTAATTGGTGAAATTTCCCATATTACTACAATACCAAACAATACTAATGCAGGGATATAAGACATGGGCAATAAAAGGTTAACCCCCATTATAATTTCTATCATAAAAACACCAACAATCATCCATACTAGCAGATAACCAAACACAAAAAACAAAGCACACAAGATGCGATAGCGTTTGAAGCTCTGCTGGTAAATAAACTGAATGGGCAGAATTAATTTAGGAAGCATCATTGCAATTACCATAAGTGCCCAGCCAATTAATTGCGATGAAAAAAGCTTCATCTCAAGCAACATCTGAAATGATGTTGCAGAGGGACATGAAGCAAAGACATGACAGTATTTCATTGCCATAATATGTCCGGGGTTTACCAAAAGTAGTGTCCAGACAAAAATGCTGATAATTACCATATTAATTGTAATGCGCTTATTTTGTGAAAGTGCCATATCCCTTTTTTACTTATTGCCCTGAACGGTAAATTCCTATTCGTTCTACTGTGATTTCATTCCCGTCAAGAGGAGCATCTTTACTCTTTATCTGGACATCCAGTGAATTAATATCAAGGGCACTATCAAGATGCAATTCGTCAATAACACTTGTGATATTGAACTTAAAAGTAAGTCCTGAATCACCATGAGCAGTATTTTTCATGGAGGCATCAAGGACTCCAAAAAGAGAAACAGACTTGATGAATTTTTGATTTACATAAAGGGAAAGAAAATTAGAATCTTCGCCTCCTTTTACTCCTTCCAGCTGGAGATACACCTCATCAGGAACATTAGAAACAGAAGCTTTTAAAAGACTGTTTTTTACAGATTTCCATGCGGTGTTATCTAATTGAACAGTCATTTTGGTTTCTTTATCCTTTAAAGTAACTGAACCACTACTTGCTCCTACTAATTCCTTATTTTGTTTATTGCCCATCTTAATTCCTGTTTCTAAATTTGTTGCCCCAAGTTTATTTAATCTAAGAGATAAATTCTCTTTTAAAGAACCCGGCTGAATGGTGTCATAAGAAGTTAAAGACAGATCACTATAGGTATAAGAATAATATGTCCCGTTATACTTCAAATCATTTGTAGTCTGAACATCTGCAGGTGTATAATACCAGGCAGTACCGTTTGCATCTAATGGCATAGCAAATTGTGAATTACCATTGGCTGTTGGCCCAACCAGCCAATCTGGTTGCGTTGGATTACTGTTTTTTCCGGTTACATTCCAGGCATCCCACATACGGTCAATATTAGAATGATGTAAGAAAAATATAGGGTCGAGACCTGCTGTTGCCGGCACCCCCATCAAACCTATTTGTCTTGCAGCATTTCGTCCGCCTACCATACCGTGAACAAAATTATGGGGATTCTGCTCAAGATCTCCGGTTTCTGAACCACTATGTGAAAATCCAGTTTCCCCCCCGCCATAAAAATAACCATTTAAATCGCCTGGCCCAAGTGTTGAAGGAGCAGATCCTTCACTATAAATAGTATCCCATTGGCATTGATCATTTGCTGAATTTTCTCCATTACCTACTTGTACACCAGACCCATAACGTTCAGGTACATATAAAGGATTTGGTGTGTTATCTGGTAAAACAGTAAGTGTAAATGCTGGAGGAATATTCGATTCTGTATAGATCGTAGATTGGCTTAGATAATTCCAATAAGGCAATGACCAGTCCGAAGGACCATTTAATTCAGCTATAATGCTACGAAGAATATTTTCGAGTGCTACCAAATATCCCCTGTGCCAAGGAGGAAAAAACCAAGTACCGTGCTGACATTGGTCCCAAAAAATATTTGTTAATGTACCAGATGGAAGCGTGCTTAAATTTGCAGCGGTTCCTATGTATTTAATATTGACCCAGTTTAAATATTCGTATGGCTTTGAATATAACGATTTTGGTAATAATAATTCTCCGTGAATTGCAGCATAAAACCACCAGCTTGTAGGATCGCTTACGGGGCGGGACTGCATTACCTGTACAGCTTTTGCATACCAGTAAAGATCGGTATAATTACCGGACTTGTCTATAAATTGCCCGCCGTTGTTGTCATCCCAAGCATTTTTTCTTAAATAAACTAACTGCTTCCAAGTAGTCCCGTTATCCCAATTTATCTCAGCATTGTTACTAGACAGTGTACCGGTTTTATTTCCCCCGTCATCTGTAAAGTTTACGGTAATTACTGATGGATTAGAAGTGCTTACAGTGCCCTGAAAAGGACCACGCCCGTTACTATAAGTTACGCTAATGCTAGTTTTAGATCCGGTAATTGTGATTAACACATTTTGTTGATCTACCCACTTTCTGATAAATGAATTCATATTTTAATTATTTAATTATTTGTCTTACTCATAAGGCTTTTCAGATGCCACCTTCGCATTTTACTGTGCGAAACAGTTCGCTTTTTCAGTGCTATTTAGTCTCCTTTATAATTTTCGCTACGGATAAACATCTCTCAGCAAAGGCCTTTTTATGAATCATACACCTTGCACCGAAATGAATACATTAGAAAAAAATCCTAAAAATAAATTTTACCGGGCTTTATTTTCTATAGTAAAATTACATCAGAAAAAAAGCACGAAATAAAAAAAGGGTATGAGATGGGGATTTTTACGCATGAAAGTCGTAAAAATTAAGAGGAGACTGTTTTTTTTACATAAAACACTCATTATCAAAACAAAAGAAAAGTAAAGCTGTTTTTATTTTTTGATAAAATGGATACTAATAATAGTAGAAAACATCGCTATATACACAAATACCATGGTTATTAAACAATGCTGCCCTGCGAATGAAAAGTGAAAGTATCAGCAGTTATTTCCTGTTGCAGTAACGCAATATCCAGGCTGCCATCATCCTCTGTTTTTATGTAATTTGGTTCTGGCAAATACCGTAATTGAAGATGTGGATGATACACCGTTTTTCTTCCTTTGCGGAAATATGCGCACATTACCGAAAAGCTACTATTGGAACAGACCAGAATATCGGCTTCGACAAAAGATTTAAAAATTGAATGTATCTGGTCATAATTTTTTTCTTCGCGATCAGAGCCAATTATTACTCTGGTATGCTCTCTCTTATCAAACCGCAGTAAGATATCTTCTGCATTTTGTTTTTCGGTGTAGATATTAAAACAAACATTAC
The Flavobacterium flavigenum genome window above contains:
- a CDS encoding tyrosinase family protein, which encodes MNSFIRKWVDQQNVLITITGSKTSISVTYSNGRGPFQGTVSTSNPSVITVNFTDDGGNKTGTLSSNNAEINWDNGTTWKQLVYLRKNAWDDNNGGQFIDKSGNYTDLYWYAKAVQVMQSRPVSDPTSWWFYAAIHGELLLPKSLYSKPYEYLNWVNIKYIGTAANLSTLPSGTLTNIFWDQCQHGTWFFPPWHRGYLVALENILRSIIAELNGPSDWSLPYWNYLSQSTIYTESNIPPAFTLTVLPDNTPNPLYVPERYGSGVQVGNGENSANDQCQWDTIYSEGSAPSTLGPGDLNGYFYGGGETGFSHSGSETGDLEQNPHNFVHGMVGGRNAARQIGLMGVPATAGLDPIFFLHHSNIDRMWDAWNVTGKNSNPTQPDWLVGPTANGNSQFAMPLDANGTAWYYTPADVQTTNDLKYNGTYYSYTYSDLSLTSYDTIQPGSLKENLSLRLNKLGATNLETGIKMGNKQNKELVGASSGSVTLKDKETKMTVQLDNTAWKSVKNSLLKASVSNVPDEVYLQLEGVKGGEDSNFLSLYVNQKFIKSVSLFGVLDASMKNTAHGDSGLTFKFNITSVIDELHLDSALDINSLDVQIKSKDAPLDGNEITVERIGIYRSGQ
- a CDS encoding DUF2182 domain-containing protein; this translates as MALSQNKRITINMVIISIFVWTLLLVNPGHIMAMKYCHVFASCPSATSFQMLLEMKLFSSQLIGWALMVIAMMLPKLILPIQFIYQQSFKRYRILCALFFVFGYLLVWMIVGVFMIEIIMGVNLLLPMSYIPALVLFGIVVIWEISPIKQRFLNLGHNHRILSAFGWKAFRDSFFFGLTHGVWCIGSGWALMLFPMLLPKGHNLAMLIVTFVMISEHLEYPRFPQWLFVPRMKLLKIIIVQTKIRLMNF